In Candidatus Woesearchaeota archaeon, one genomic interval encodes:
- a CDS encoding CoA-binding protein: MEIKKLDAIFNPRSIAIIGASRDEKSVGHAILRNLTVGCVFKCKYCRPFKGRIYPINPNADEILGVKCYAKLGDVADEIDLAVIAVPAKIVPAIMKECAKKKVKAAIIISAGFAELGREGKKLQDAVVKISKAAKIPLVGPNCLGIIRPSASMNASFAPSTPPQGNIAFISQSGALADSIIDWAIEESYGFSTVISYGNHAGLDVHDFMEWLGNDNETKSIALYIEGIDDGRKFMEIAKKVSRIKPVVVLKAGKTQTGKNAVSSHTGSLAGSYEVYEAVFRQSGLVIADTVEELFDIAKALAEQQPCRENAVAIVTNGGGCGVLCADKCTEFGVNVVELKQSTINKLDKSGKMHPAYSRRNPLDIIGDALPERYEAAINILLAEDYIRGLIVIQTLQAMTDSIEDAKIVIEANKKFPSKPIVCTYMGGRFSKESIELLKEHKIPDYNDLSKSAKAMQALVLRGEYLKKIDKNKS; encoded by the coding sequence ATGGAAATAAAAAAACTAGATGCCATATTTAATCCAAGGTCGATCGCAATAATCGGCGCATCAAGGGATGAGAAATCTGTAGGGCATGCTATTTTGAGGAATCTTACAGTAGGATGTGTTTTTAAATGCAAGTACTGCAGGCCGTTCAAAGGCAGGATTTATCCAATAAACCCGAATGCGGATGAGATTCTTGGAGTAAAGTGCTATGCTAAACTCGGAGATGTCGCTGATGAGATTGATCTTGCAGTCATTGCTGTGCCTGCAAAGATAGTTCCGGCCATAATGAAGGAATGCGCAAAGAAAAAAGTTAAAGCTGCAATTATAATTTCAGCAGGATTTGCCGAATTGGGAAGAGAGGGCAAAAAATTACAGGATGCGGTTGTTAAAATATCTAAGGCTGCAAAAATCCCATTGGTTGGGCCAAACTGCCTGGGCATAATAAGGCCATCTGCTTCAATGAACGCGAGCTTTGCCCCTTCAACACCGCCGCAGGGAAATATAGCCTTTATAAGCCAGTCCGGCGCGCTTGCTGATTCCATTATTGACTGGGCAATTGAAGAAAGCTATGGCTTTAGCACGGTAATAAGCTACGGCAACCATGCGGGCCTTGATGTTCATGACTTCATGGAATGGCTTGGCAATGATAATGAAACAAAGTCAATTGCGCTTTATATCGAGGGGATAGATGACGGAAGAAAATTCATGGAGATTGCAAAAAAAGTCAGCAGAATAAAACCAGTGGTTGTTTTGAAAGCCGGGAAAACACAGACTGGAAAGAATGCTGTTTCTTCGCATACTGGATCTCTTGCCGGAAGCTATGAAGTTTATGAGGCTGTATTCAGGCAATCCGGGTTGGTTATCGCAGATACAGTTGAAGAATTATTCGATATTGCAAAAGCATTGGCTGAGCAACAGCCATGCAGGGAGAATGCAGTTGCTATTGTTACAAATGGCGGAGGATGCGGGGTTTTATGCGCAGACAAATGCACTGAATTCGGGGTGAATGTTGTTGAGCTGAAGCAGAGCACGATAAATAAACTGGATAAAAGCGGAAAAATGCATCCTGCATATTCAAGGAGAAACCCGCTTGACATTATTGGAGATGCTCTGCCTGAAAGATATGAAGCTGCGATCAATATCTTATTGGCTGAAGATTACATCCGCGGCCTTATTGTGATACAGACACTGCAGGCAATGACTGATTCCATTGAAGATGCGAAGATTGTCATTGAAGCAAATAAAAAATTCCCTTCAAAGCCGATTGTGTGCACTTACATGGGCGGTAGGTTCAGCAAGGAAAGCATAGAATTGCTGAAAGAGCACAAGATCCCGGATTATAACGATCTGAGCAAATCAGCAAAGGCAATGCAGGCATTGGTCCTGAGAGGAGAGTATTTAAAAAAGATTGATAAAAACAAAAGTTAA